In Rosa chinensis cultivar Old Blush chromosome 1, RchiOBHm-V2, whole genome shotgun sequence, a genomic segment contains:
- the LOC112197411 gene encoding uncharacterized protein LOC112197411 — MFANEIGFTIRNHAPLNVKKWKEVKPEDRTSLIKRITKHFEQFSTKEEALENKHKDVKTEEEWAFLCTYFFSEDFQIVSEKNSINRSRLKYHHKAGSKSFMSHQEQIAAQSGEMLGAIERFEMEYKSIKKGWDLGAKELWDQMVKM; from the exons ATGTTTGCTAATGAAATTGGATTCACCATTCGGAACCATGCACCTCTAAATGTGAAAAAATGGAAGGAAGTAAAACCAGAAGATAGGACAAGTTTGATCAAAAGAATAACt AAGCATTTTGAGCAATTCTCAACAAAAGAGGAagcattagaaaataaacacaaagatgTTAAAACTGAAGAAGAATGGGCTTTTTTGTGCACTTATTTTTTTAGTGAAGATTTTCAG ATTGTTTCAGAGAAAAATTCTATTAATAGGTCACGTTTGAAATATCACCATAAAGCAGGGTCGAAGTCTTTTATGTCGCATCAAGAACAGATT GCTGCACAATCAGGGGAGATGCTAGGTGCAATTGAACGCTTTGAAATGGAGTACAAAAGCATTAAAAAAGGTTGGGACTTGGGAGCGAAAGAATTATGG gatcaaatggttaagatgtga